In the genome of Taeniopygia guttata chromosome 4, bTaeGut7.mat, whole genome shotgun sequence, the window ggttgaggaaacacagtcgtgccatttcgtttgcactgagtgacatgttaacagacatcaacagtgcaaggcaagcagtgcttcaaaacagggcggcaattgattatttgctgctgacacatgggcacggatgtgaggaatttgagggaatgtgctgcatgaacttgtccgatcattcaaaatctattcataaaaatataaaacaaatacaaagtagtattagcaaattgaacaaagttacagggtcctgatgggatgatttgtttagcttttttgatatctcaccattgtggaaagaacttttgaaaatagtattttatattcttataggacttgtagttcttctgcttgttctaccatgcattttcgtgtgtatttgaaagaccttgaacagcatgataaagcgggtgtttctggttcaaacagagaggggagatgtcagaactcaaaatatccctcagacatttttagaggttccaggccttggtcagaagcattttagaccctggcaagcagctgaaaacagctgtgattttgagtttgaaccatggaatgaattaccaactttaaaggtggaacaagtagtcacagagggttagatgatatagtaaaagtagtcacaaattagagggtaaaattttttagtattgtacaggggggttttaacacctgtacaggggggttttactttgtacagggggatcaggagttctaagatggaggaaagtggacctgatcctgttcttcctccttcttcttccttacctccatgttcttggtgatgttggcatttttctattagtttaggctggggacacactgttcaacgtagatgatagatattggcacattattgtaaatatagtacacgtaatttctggtatataatgtttctaccatcccactgaggtgcagagccccgcacgctgccctgcaggacagaccagcggcagggcagcagaacatgttatagataagcaaaaaaaaacaaccttgaaaccagcacagacgaactatggcttcttctttggcaacggggcagaaagacagagactttctacaatctcggaatcacgAATaaccacagattccgacaccctacaaactgacatcaggaacctggactggtgagttttctttcccaggcaaaagagccgatgtttgtgctccgagtcctgtggcctttagtgggcagctcactgcaaaaaatcggaacatcgagagataagtcccagacaggagctgcccccacctcatacttgtgctgccctgacagtcccaggggagccctacaaactgacatcaggaacctggacaggtgagattTCTTTGCCTGgcaaaagagctgatgtttttgctcagggtcctgtggccctgagcggggagctgactgcaaaaaatccgaacatcgaagggtaagtcccagacaggagctgccccacctcatacttgtactgccctgacagtcccaggggatccctacaaactgatatcaggaacctggacttgtgagttttatttcccagggaaatcagccgatgttttgctcagggtcctgtgaacatgagcggggagctgactgaaaaaaatccgaacattgaagcataattcccagacaggagcttcccccacctcatacttctgctgccctgacagtcccaggggagccctacaaactgacatcaggaacctggactggtgagttttctttcccagggaaaacagccgatgtttgtgctacgggccatgtggacctgagcgggcagctgactgaaaaaaatcggaacatcgagagataagtcccagacaggagcttcccccaccttatacttgtgctgccctgacagtcccaggggagccctacaaaatgacatcaggaagctggactggtgagttttctttcccagggaaaagatccgatgtttgtgctccgggtcctgtggccctgagcgggcagctggctgcaaaaaatcggaacatcgagagataagtccagacaggagctgcccccacctcatacttgtgctgccctgagagtcccaggggagccctacaaactgacatcaggaacctggactgatgagttttctttcccagggaaaagagctgatctTTTGCTCGGGGTTCTGTGGTACTGGGCGGtgagctgacttcaaaaaatcagaacattgagagagaagtcccagacaggagctgcccccacctcatacttgtgctgccctcacagtcccaggggagccctacaaactgacatcaggaaccaggactggtgagttttctttcccaggcaaaagagccgatgtttttgctcagggtcctgtggccctgagcgggtagctgactgcaaaaaatccgaacatcgaaggataagtcccagacaggagctgcccccacctcatacttgtgctgccctgagagtcccaggggatcactacaaactgacatccggaacctggactggtgagttttctttcccagggaaatcaggcGATGTTTTATTCAGGGTCCTGTGAATatgagcgggaagctgactgaaaaaaatccgaacattgaagcataattcccagacaggagctgcccccacctcatacttgtgctgccctgacagtcccaggggagccccacaaactgacatcaggaacctggactggtgagttttctttccctggcaaaagagcttatgttttgctcggggtcctgtggcactgggcggtgagctgacttcaaaaaatcagaACGTTGAtagagaagtcccagacaggagctgcccccacctcatacttgtgctgccctgagagtcccaggggatccctacaaactgacatcaggaacctggactggtgagttttctttcccagggaaattagccgatgttttgctcagggtcatgCGGacatgagcggggagctgactgaaaaaaatccgaacattgaagcataattcccagagaggagcttcccccacctcatacttgtgctgccctgacagtcccaggggagccctacaaactgacatcaggaacctggactggtgaatgttctttccctggcagaagagccgatgtttgcgctccgagtcctgtggccctgagccggcagctgactgcaaaaatctgaacatcaaaggataagtcccggataggagcttcccccacctcatacttgtgctgccctgacagtcccaggggagccctacaaactgacatcaggaacgtggacgggtgagttttctttcccagggaaaagagtcgatgtttgtgctcagggtcctgtggacatgagcgggcagctctTTGCATAAAATCGGATCATCGAGAGATAAGAGCCAGAAATGAGCTGCCCGTAcataatacttgtgctgccctgagagtcccaggggagctctacaaactgacatcgggaacctggactggtgagttttctttcccagggaaaaaagctgatgtttgtgctccgagtcctgtggccctgggcgggcagctgactgcaaaatatccgaacatcgacggataatcccagacaggagcttcccccaactcatacttctgcttccctgacagtcccaggggagccctaaaaattgacatcaggaagctggacaggtgagttttctttccctggcaaaagagccgatgtttttgctcagggccttgtcgccctgagcgggcagctgactgcaaaaaatccgaacatcgaaggataagtcccggacaggagctttctccacctcatacttgtgttgcccttagagtcccaggggatctctacaaactgacatcaggaacctggactggtgagtcttctttcccagagaaataaGCGgatttttgtgctcagggtcctgtggtcgtgagcgggcagctgactgcaaaaaatcggaacatcaaaggataagtcccagacaggagctgcccttacctcatacttgtgctgccctgacagtcccaggggagccctacaaactgacatcaggaacctggactggtgagttttctttcccagggaaaagaggcgatgtttgtgctcagggtcctgtggcccttagcgggcagctgactgcaaaaagtcggaacatcgaaggataattgccagacaagagctgcccccacctcatacttgtgctgccctgacagtcccaggggagccctacaaactcacatcaggaacctggactggtgagttttctttcccagggtaaacagccgatgtttgtgctcagggtcctgtggccctgagcgggcagctgacgccaaaatatcggaacatcgaaggacaagtcccagacaggagctgcccccacctcatatttttgctgccctgagagtcccaggggagctccaaaaactgacataaggaacctggactggtgagttttctttccctgggaaaggagctgatttttttgctcagggtactgtggccctgagcgggcagctgattgcaaaatttTGGAActttgaaggataagtcccagacaggagctgcccccaccacataaTTGTGGttccctggcagtcccaggggagccctacaaactgacatcaggaacctggactggtgagttttctttcccagggaaaagaggcgatgtttgtcctccgagtcctgtggccctgagcgggcagctgactgaaaaaaatcggaacatcgaaggataagtcccagacaggggcttcccccacctcatacttgtgctgccctgagagtcccaggggagccctacaaactgacatcaggaatctgggcaggtgagttttctttctcagggaaaagagcggaTTTTTGTGCTCCGGGTCGTGTGAaccggagcgggcagctgactgcaaaaaatctgaatatcgaaggataagtcccagacaggagatgcccccacctcatattattgctgccctgacagtcccaggggagccctacaaactgacatcaggaacctggactggtgagttttctttcccagggaaaagagccgatgttttgctcagggtcctgtggccctgagcggggagctgacttccaaaaatcggaacatcgagagataagtcccagacctaAGGGACTAGGTCCCTTAGGAACCTTGAGGAACATTTCAGGAACATCTCATGAACCCGGAGGAACGCCTGAGGGACATCTCAGGGACCCTGAGAAACCATGAGGGACCCTGAGGAACCCTGGGGAACACCTCAGGGCCACCTCAGCCACCAGGGACACTGAGGCACATCTGAGGGACAGCTCAGGGatctggggacactgagggacatcTCCTGTCCCAcctctgtcccagtgccacccctggcagtgtcccaggtgtccccagtgtcccaatgtccccagctGCCACCTTCATGATGCTGAAGAACATCTCCTGGACCATCTCCTggccctgtcccaccccagctccatgtcccagtgccacccctggaGATGTCGCcagtgtcccaaatgtccccatgtccctgtgtcaccttcATGACATTGAAGAGCATCTCCTGGCcttgtcccagtgccacccctggagatgtccccagtgtccccaatgtccccatgtccccatggtgtcACCTTCATGACATTGAAGAGCACctcctggccctggccctgtcccacccctggcagtgtcccaggtgtccccatgtcaccTTCATGACGTTGAAGAGCACCTGCtggcccaggctgggctggcccctggagatgtccccaatgtccccatggtGTCACCTTCGTGACATTGAAGAACATCTCCTggccctgtcccagtgccacccctggagatgtccccaatttccccctgtccccaatgtccccgatgtccccatgtccccctgtccccatgtcaccTTCATGACGTTGAAGAgcacctcctgtccctgtcccacacCTGGCAgcgtccccatgtccccaatgtccccaatgcccccaatgtccccatgtccccaatgcccccagtgttcccaatgcccccaatgtccccagtgcccccaatatccccatgtccccatgtccccaatgtccccactgtccccaatgcccccaatgtccccatgtccccaatgtccccactgtccccaatgcccccaatgttcccatgtccccaatgtccccagtgtccccaatgtccccatgtccccaatgtccccaatgcccccaatgtccctgatgtccccatgtccccaatgcccccaatgtccctgatgtccccatgtccccaatgtccccaatgtccccagtgcccccaatgcccccaatgtccccatgtccccatgtctccactgtccccatgtccccatgtccccatgtccccagtgcccccagtgtccccaatgcccccaatgcccccgatgtccccagtgtccccctgtccccatgtcaccTTCCTGACGTTGAAGAGCACCTGCTGGCCCAGGCTGCGCTGCCCGCTGAAGAGGGTGTGCTCGGGGTAGGTGCGGGCAAAGTTGCGGCAGATCAGGCGCTCGCAGGGCGACGACACCCACAGCAGCTCCGGGTAGCGCGCCTTGAGCGGCAGTTCAGCCGCGCCACAGAGCCGCTGCCACCCCGCGGCGCGGAACTGCTGCGGGATCCCCTTGCGGatcagctcctggggacacggggacaccagtgtcaccccagtgtcaccccaggGTCACCAATGTCACCCCAAATGTCACACCAAAtcccaaacctgaccccaaaccccactgtccatgctgccccagggcacagccgCTGCCACACCACGGCCCGGAACTGCTGCGGGATCCCCTTGCGGatcagctcctggggacaccagtgtcaccccagtgtcacccaaATGTCACCCCAAACCCATAACAGGATCCTAAACATGGCCCCAAAGTCGCTGTCCCCAAATCTGCTGCCCCAGGGTACAGCCGCTGCCACACGATGGCCTGGAAATGGGGCAGGATCccctctgggatcagctcctggggacacagaccccaaacctgaccccaaatgtcaccccaaaccccaaacatgACCCCAAgcatgaccccaaaccccaaacgtgaccccaaaccccaaacctgatCCCAAACCCGACCCCACACCCCACTGTCCCTACTCCTGGCACCACGGTGGCCCAGAAGTGCTGCAGGATCCAAATTGGGatcagctcctggggacacaccgaccccaaatgtcaccccaaatgggaccccaaatcccaaatgtCACCCCAAACATGACCCAAAATCTCATTGTCCCTACTCCTGGCACCACGGTGGCCCCAAAGTGCTGTGGGATCCCTTTTTGGatcagctcctggggacacacagacccCAAATGTGACCCTAAATGTGACCCCAAAcgtcaccccaaaccccaaacatgATCCTAAACTCATCCCATTGACCCCAAATGTCACCTCAGATCTGCAGCTGCCACACGATGGCCCAGGAGTGCTGCAGGATCCCCTTTGGGATCAGCTCCTGGGGACTCCAAACGTGACCCTAAAtgtcaccccaaatcccaaacttGACCCCAAAtatgaccccaaatcccaaatacGACCCCATACCCCAATGGTGACCCCacaccccactgtccctgctcctggcaccgCGGTGGCCCAGAAGTGCTGCAGGATCCCCTTTGGGATCAGCTGctggggtcagtggggtcaggggtcagtggtcggggtcagtggggtcatGGTCACCCCAAATGTGGGATGGTCAAATCCTGACCCAAGCCGTGTCCTCCTGTTGGacaaacccatcccaaaacTCAACAAATTGGAGAAAAAATCAACcgaaaaaccaaataaattggataaatccatcccaaaatctggagaaatccaccccaaaaccccaaaaattgggtaaatccatcccaaaattcaaCAAACTGCAcaattccaccccaaaacccaacaaacctgacaaaaatccaccccaaatcccaacaaACTGGACAAATCCActccaaaacacaacaaaatggagaaatccaacccaaaacccaacaaactggacaaagccaccccaaaacACGACAAACTGgacaaattcaccccaaaacccaacaaactggacaaagccaccccaaaacACGACAAATTGgacaaattcaccccaaaacccaacaaactggacaaagccaccccaaaacACGACAAACTGgacaaattcaccccaaaacccaacaaactggacaaagccaccccaaaacacaacaaattGGACAAAAACCCATCCCAAAACTCAACCCACTGGACAAATCCACTCCAAAGCAAGAAAAATTGgacaaaatcaccccaaaaaccaataAATTGgacaaattcaccccaaaacacaacaaaatgcagaaatctATGCCAAAACACGATAAGCTGGgtaaaaatccatcccaaaactCATCCCACTGgacaaacccaccccaaaacacaacaaattTGACAATTCCATCACAAAACACGACAAATTGGACAATTCTATGCCAAAATCCAATAAACTCAACAAATCCACCCTAAAACACAACAAACCGgacaaattcaccccaaaacgcAACTCTTTGGGACAAACTCACCCTAAAACCCAACAAACTGGACAAACCCActccaaaacccaacaaattgCACAATTCTACCCCAAAACAGAACTCTTTTGGGCAAATCCACCAAAAATCCAACAAACTGGAcaaaaattcatcccaaaacaCAAAAGAATGGACAAacccacccccaaacccaacaaactcAACAAACtcaccccaaaacacaacaaactGGACAGAAATCCATCCCAAAACTCATCCCACTGaacaaatccatcccaaaacccATAAAATTGGATTCTAATCCAAAACCCAACAAGCTGgacaaaaatccatcccaaaactTATCCCACTGGagaaatccacccca includes:
- the LOC115493508 gene encoding EVI5-like protein isoform X2, with protein sequence MNISIFGLLEADSKSLCSVNGARRASASSPGPGSLALSQLGPLEEETWSLWGRIVSDWDEWRKEKEKLLKELIRKGIPQQFRAAGWQRLCGAAELPLKARYPELLWVSSPCERLICRNFARTYPEHTLFSGQRSLGQQVLFNVRKSAARSRPQDPEHKNPLISLGKKTHQSRFLMSVCRDPLGL
- the LOC115493508 gene encoding uncharacterized protein isoform X1, with the protein product MNISIFGLLEADSKSLCSVNGARRASASSPGPGSLALSQLGPLEEETWSLWGRIVSDWDEWRKEKEKLLKELIRKGIPQQFRAAGWQRLCGAAELPLKARYPELLWVSSPCERLICRNFARTYPEHTLFSGQRSLGQQVLFNVRKSAARSGPQDSEDKHRLFSLGKKTHQSRFLMSVCRAPLGLPGNHNYVVGAAPVWDLSFKVPKFCNQLPAQGHSTLSKKISSFPRERKLTSPGSLCQFLELPWDSQGSKNMRWGQLLSGTCPSMFRYFGVSCPLRATGP